CTCGCCGGGAAGCGATGGCCGACCCCACCCTTTACCTACTGTTGCTTGTCTACCACCTCAGCGAGACTGATATTGAGGGCCTCATCGACCGCCTTAAGATAGTGGGGGAATTGGGGCGAAACATGCGGCAGGTGCCCCGACTGAAGGATGAGCTCCCCATCCTGGCAGAAGACGCCCTCCCCAACAGCAGAATCCACCGTCTGCTCAAACGCTATCACCCAGGGACGATCGCTGCCTGTGGTCTGGCCAGCGATTCACCAATTATTCGCTCCCATCTGGAGCGATACCTAAACGAATTGCGTTATGTCAAGGCAATCCTGGATGGGGAGGATCTAAAGAGACTGGGGGCCAAGCCCGGACCTCGCCTGGGAAGGATGCTGGAAACACTGCGATGGGCAAGGCTGGATGGGCAGGTGAGCACCAGGGAGGAGGAGGAGGCGCTGGTCAGACAAATAATGGGGGAGAACCGGGATGGAGGGGGCGGAACTGGTGGGGGTAGCGAAGGAGGGATAGCAGAATTTGGCGGAGACATGTGACGTGTGTGGTGAACCCCTGGGCGAGGAGAATGTCTCCCGCTGCCTGATATGCGGCCGCAGGTTTCATATGGCATGGTCTACCGATGCGCCGGTGGAAAACTGCGGGCACGCCTTTTTCGATGAGCGCTCCTCGGCCCTAGGGTTTATCTGCAGTCCATGTGTAGATGAGAACCGAGAGATCGGCGGATCGATTATCGACATGGGGTAAATGCCAGTTTAGTTCAGAGCCAGCAGCCCGGGTCGGCGGCAAGCATATCGCCGGTTCTCTCGAAGGGTCGGCCACGACAGCCAGCGCATTCCACCCTATATTCGCATTCGCTACACTTACCCTTCAGTAGTTCCCGCGAGCGTAGCTGCGCCAGCAACTCTGCTTCGTTCATATCGAGTTAGCTTATAATTTGCGGCGATAGCATAAAGAAATAGGAAGGGATCCCCGAGTTCCACTTCATAATTTGAGCCACGCTACCACCTCTCCGGGTAACTGGCGCGCCGGGCCGCTTTTCGCTGTGCAGAGGGGCACCGAGTCCAGGAAAGCAGTACCGTAGTTCTTCGATTTAATCCTGCGGTCAAGCACCACGATAGCCCCCCGGTCGCTTCTGCTGCGGATCAGGCGTCCGAAGCCCTGCTTGAACCTTAGAACTGCCTGGGGCAGTGCATATTCGTTGAAGGGATCATTGAAGAACTCGGAGCGGGCCATAAATATCGGGTCGGTGGGCACGCTGAAGGGAAGCCTCGCCATCACCAGCACGCTCAGCGCCTCGCCTACCACATCGATGCCCTCCCAGAGGCTTGCGGTGCCCAGTAGCACGGACTGGGGATTGCTTTTTAAGGACTGGAGAAGCTGCCGTGGGGAGCCATCGAGCCCCTGCCCCAGAACGAGGATGTCTTCCCCCTGGAGGGGTGCACGGATAGCCTCATAGCTTGCCCGTAGTGCCGCATGGGAGGTGAAAAGGGCGAGAGTTCTTCCGCCGGTGGCACGGCATAGGTCGATTAGAACCTGCTCCACTGCTTGCTGATAGCCCGGCTGACCTGGCTCCGGAATGTCATCCGGGATATATACCAGCGCTGCTCCCATGTAATCGAAGGAAGAGCCCAGTAGGAGCTCGCCAGTATCTTCAAGACCCAGTCGCCCCTTTATGTACTCGAAGTGTCCCTCGGTGCTTAACGTGGCGCTGGTGAGCACCACGCATTCCTTCCGCGAGAAGAGCTCATCTTTTAGGGCTGGCCCCACATGAAGCGGCGCCGCACACAGGGTAAGTATGTCGCCTATTGAAGAGAGCCAGTGGATCGTTTCTCCCTTTTGGCTCTCACTCTCCTCCCCCTCTACCTGTTGATGGATTGTGGAATCAATTCGATGGCGCAGCTCGCTGCCGCGATAGATTAGGGATGAAAGCTCAACCATCAGGTTTTCGTGGTCCAGGGTGTCGGATAAAGGCTCCAGCATCGAATAAAGGCGATTTAGCGCGGAATCGATCTGTCCCAGTGCCAGGCTCAGGTTCTCCGCGGCGAGTGCTACGTTGCGCCAGTCGGGCTGGCTGAGCACCGTCCTGGTAAGGCGCAACCGATGCTCATACCTGCCCTTACCCTCAGCATGGGCCTCCAAAAAATGCCGGATAATTTCGAAGAACTCGATGACTCGCTCACGGCCGTGTTCTATAGTACGATGAATGCTTTGAGCTAACTCCTCTATCTCCTTCTGGCGGGATGGTGAAATGGAACTCCCTCTAAAGTAATCGCCCAACTGGAAAAGAAGCCCGGCATTATACGCCCCCACCGCCGCTTCGCTTTTTCCGCTCAAGAGATTTAGATAGCTAGCTAGGTCGCGCTCTCTCACCTCAAAGCCCCATTGCTCCGTAGCCTCTTCCTCAAGATGGTGTGCCTCATCGATGATGAGGTGGCTGTATTCGGGCAGAATAGTGCTCCCGGTGGCGATCTGGGAGAGTAACAGGGCGTGATTGGCAACGATAAGGTGTGCCCCCTCTGCCTTTCGCCTCGCCCGGTAGAGGAAGCAGTGCCCTCGCCTCTGGTAGGGGCACTGGCCTCCAAGGCAGCTCTCCGCCTGGGCGCAGACCCGATTCCAGATAGGGATTTCCTCTGCTCTCAGGTTGATCTCCGCCCGATCCCCGGTGGGGGTTGTTGCCAGCCAAACCAGTGTGCGCAATATCAACCTGACCTCCTCTAGGGAGAATGCTTGGTTCCTTCTTAGCAGATTCCATCGCCTGAGACATAGGTAGTTATTTCGCCCCTTAAGCTGCGCATATCGGAGGGAGCCTGATTCCAGCGCCCTAGCCAGGTCGGGTATGTCCTTTTTTGTCAGTTGCTCCTGCAGGTTTATGGTGTTTGTCGAGATAACTACGGGAACGTTATTCTCAAGGGCGAAAGAGATGGCTGGCAGGAGATAAGCAATGGACTTTCCCGTTCCTGTGCCCGCCTCCACTATAAGGCGCTCACCCCGGTTAAGCGTTCCCGCTACTGCCTGCATCATCTCTACCTGCTCAGGGCGATGCTCGAATTGAGGGAGTGCCTGCGCTACCGCACCATCCCTTCCCAGCATTCCAGTCAACTCCTCCAGGTCCAGGGGTTTGCGCTCTGGATTGGGGACTAGGCGCTCTTCTTTCTGGCGCGCCTGACTGAGGACATTGAGCTCCAATTCGCCAACCGGTGAAAAGACATCTCCCAGCTTTTCCCCTGATATCCGGCGAAAGAGGTGAGCCAGCGGCCAATCCATACCAGTACTCAGCCGATCGAGCTCAGCAATGATAGAGGTGTCAAGGCCCTGGGCTTTATCGAGGAGCGCCAGAAATACATCCTTGGCCGTTGTTGCGTCGGGAAGGGCGCGGTGGTGAATGGGGGAAGATACATTAAGCTCCACGGCTATCGCGGAGAGGCGGTAGTCGGAGAGCGTTGGCAGCAGGATTCTGGCGAGCTCGAAGGTATCGTATACTCTATTTTCTAGGCTTATTCCCTTTTCGGAAAGGAAGCCTAGGTCGAAGGTGGTGCTCTGCCCTACAATGGGGTGGTCGCCGATGAAGGAGACCAGATTGCCGAGAACCACCGCCAGCGGAGGGGCAGCCTCCACCTCTCGGGGGGTGATCCCGGTTAGTATTTGTATACCATAGGGCAAGGGGCGATAGGGCTTCACCATGGTGTGGAAGGTGTCAACCACCTCGTCACCACGAAACTTGACCGCCCCGATCTCAATAATCTCATCCCTTGTTGGGTCCAGCCCTGTGGTCTCCAGGTCAAGGGAAACGAGTGTCTCATCCATCGTGGCCATATCTCCAACACCACCTAGGTTCTAACAAAGCTGTGTCTTATATCGAGCGATACCGCCATGAATATCGATTCATGCCTTAAGTCGCCGCCACAGTATTATGATACTCACGGTCATAACCGCCAGACTAACACCGACGATTACCCAGCTCCACCATGGTAGCCCGCTCCACCATTCTCGCCCGCTCAATATCTCCCATCCCTTATAGGCCAGATAGCACCCAATGAGCGTCTTTGGCAAGCGTCCCGCGATGGTCGCCAGCAGGAATTTCCAGAAGGAGAACCGTAATGCTCCGGCGGCGATGCCAGCGACGTCGAAAGGAAGTGGGGTGAGGGCGAAGATAAATATAGTCGCACTGCCGTGGCGCCTCATCCAGTTCTCAGCCATTGTATACAACTTTGACTGCTCGTGAGTGATGATTGCGGCGCCTCCATAACCAGCAAGGTATGCGGTAGATTCACCCAGCCCACCACCAATAGTCGCTGCAACTGCCACCAGAGCCCAGTCGAGGGCGGGGTTGGCAGCGATGACCCCGATGATGGCGAAGCCGGGCAAGGGGAAAATAACAGTGGTGCTGGTTATAAAAGATACGATAAAGGCGCCAATAGTGCCATACTCCTCAAACCCTTTCATATATGGCCAGAGGCGATATATAGCATAGCAAAGGGCTGCTACCGCGATAAACATCACAGCTCCCAGCAGCCACCTAGTCTTTCCGCTTATCTCCCGTGGCTGGGAGATATGACGAACCATGCTAGCTAACAATGTGTTAGCGCCTTGCCATGGTCGAAACACGGTGAGCCTCCAAAACATCCCTGATAAGGTAACAACATAGTATCGCTTTTATCACGATATGCTCCGTAGCGGTATATACAATCATGCAAATCATCTTCATCCCTGCCTACGCTTCCATATTACTATGATGCCGACGATAATAACCGCCACGCCAACACCGATGATGACCCAGCTCCACCACGCGAGCCCGCTCCACCATTCGAGCTCGCTCAATATTTCCCATCCCTTAAGGGCCAGATAGCACTCGAGAAGCGACCGTGGCAGGCGTCCTGCAAGGGTGGCCAGCAGGAATTTCCAGAAGGGGAATCGCAGTGCCCCGGCGGCGATTCCCACAACGTCGAAAGGCAGCCAGGTAATGGAGAAGATAAATATGGTCGCACTACCGTAGCGCCCCATCCAGTTTTCCGCCCTCTTATACCTGGTTGAGTGTTCTGGAGCTATGACCACTGCGCCGCCGTAGCCAGCAAGGTATGCTGTAGATTCCCCAAGCCCCCCGCCGACCGCCGCTGCCAGTGCCACCAGAGCCCAGTTAAGGGAAGGATCGAGAGCGATAGCCACTATTGCAGCGATACCCGGTATTGGGAAGATAATAGTGCTGCTGGAGATGAATCCCACCAGGAAGGCGCCAAGATACTTATACTCCTTAAACTCTCCAAAGTAGTCGTAGAGGTGATAGATGCCATAGCAAATCAGAGCAATCAGGATGGCAATAACGGCTAATAGCAGCCACCTCTTCGTCCCTCTCAGTTCCATTAGCCAGAAGATGCGCTGAAGTAGGCTTGAGGAAGAGGTTTTAACCCTTCGCCATGGTCTGAACAAGATAAGCCTCCAGCCCCTCTCTTCTGAGGGAGCGATATAGCTTTTGCCCTTGAGCCTTACCCTGCACCATGGTGAAGAGGGTTGGGCCCGAGCCGGCGAGGTGAACATTGTCGGCTCCCAGCGCGAAAAAGCGCTGCCAGTATTCCTCCAGCCCTGCATAGGTGGCGAAGGCGATCCTCTCGAAGGCGTTGAAAAAGGAGGAGGGCGGAGGCTCACCCACCTGATGAAGTGAAGCTACCATACTCCTGGTGAATTGCCCCTCGCTGAAGCAGGATGGGTCCAGTGAGGCGTAGAGGCTCTCCGTTTTACGTGATGGGATAGAAACGGGTGGCCTGAATAGCAATACCTGTGAAGGGGGGAAGGTGGGTAGCGGGCTAATCCTCTCACCACGTCCTTCCCCGAGGGCGGTGCCTCCATAGAGGAAGAAGGCGGTATCGGAGCCGAGCCTCGATGCCAATGGCAGCATTTCATCCAGCGACAACCCCAGTCCCCACAGCTCGTTCAGCGCTCTTAAGGTTGCCGCGGCATCGCTTGCACCGCCGCCCAGCCCTGCGGCTATCGGAATGCGCTTTCTAATGGAGATTGCCGCCCCCTGCCGTGAGCCAGCGACTTCCTGAAGCAAGTTAGCTGCCTCCGTCACCAGGTTTGGTGGTTTTTCGTACTTTGGGGAGGGTGGGGAGAGTGCCAGGTCGGGATGGTTGCAATCCAGGCTTATACCGCGATGCTCTGCCAGGGACTCAAAAGAGAGCGTATCTTTGAGGTCGATCTGCTGGAGTACGGTGGCAACCTCGTGGTAACCATCGGCACGCCTGCCCAGCACCTCGAGGGTCAGGTTGATCTTTGCATAGGCAGAGACGGTTAGCATCTTTTTTCCGCACTTATAAAACGTCTCTTCATATAGGACGCTCTCAAGACGATCTATGTAGTCTACACTAATAGGGCATTAGTCCGGTTTAGAAAACACGCGATAAACCTGGGCCCAATCCTCCAGGCTTAGCGTCTCGGCGCGCCGACTCGGGCTTATCCCCGCCTGCTCCAGCAGGGCTTCGGCCTCACCCGCCGCCATCTCCAGACCCAGCGCCAGGGAATTTCGAAGTTTTTTACGTGGCGCTCTGAAACCGCCGCGAACGACACTAAAGAATTTGGCTTCATCTGTCACATCAACCGGGGGGTGCTCGTACAGGTCGATGCGCATAATAGCGGAGTCTACCTTGGGCTTGGGGTAGAAGCTCTTTGCCGACACGTAGTCCATGATAATGGGCTTGCCATAGAATTGCACGCTGATGCTAAGCAAGCTCATTCTCCCCGGCGGGGCCACTATAGCCTGAGCTACCTCCTTTTGCAGGGTAACTACCATAGAATGGGGCTTAATCCGGGACTCCAGAAAGTGGCGCAGCACTGCAGTTGCGATGTAGTAAGGTAGGGTGCCTACTACTTTATATCGGGTTTCAATATCCAGTAACGATGACGGGGCACATTCCAGGACATCGGTATTGATAATGGTAACATTAGGCCAGGAGGTGAGATTTTCCTGGAGGGCGGCAGCCATCCTGGTATCGATCTCGACGGCGATAACCCTGCCTGCTCCCTTCGCCAGCTCCCTGGTTAATATGCCCAAGCCGGGCCCCACCTCAACCACGGTATCAGCGGTGGTGAGCTCTGCTGCCGAGATCAGCCTCCTTAGCACCTGCTCGTCGACCAGGAAATGCTGCCCCAGACCCTTCTTTGCCTGAAGGTCGAGACGACGCAGTTCTCGCTTGGTTCGGTTGAGCAGCAACCCTCTGTCCATATAATAAAAAAAGGCCGTGCACCCACTGTCGACCCTGCCCCCTGGCTTGCCCCCTGCCAGCCAGCTCTGACCAGGCAGCCCTGCGGCACCCAGAAGACGCTACTTACCGCTGCTTCCTTCCGGACCTGACGGGGTTCATAGCCTACTGCCGCGCAGGACCCAGTCTTCAACGCCACTTAGTAGAGACAGTCCCAAAGGGCTCAAGACCTCGAGAGGGAGTTCCGCCCCGCTATAGCGGATTGCGGGTACAGGGCACCGCTAGCTCCCCGCCTAGCACGACCTCGTTCTGATACTAGCCTACACATAGTCCGTTGTCAAGCCACCGCCAAAACTGATCTCGTTCAGATAAAAGGGGAGTCCCCCGACATAATCGGGGTAAAAACACATAACAGGGCAGGTGGGAATAAATAGGTTCCTCCTTTCCAGATTCCTGTGAGCGAGGAGTATTAACCATCAACCATCACCAATCCCCGATTACTATCACTAATCCCTAATTCCCCAGTGTGACATGGGGATTGCCGCGCAATGACGATATGGGGTATGTTCAACTGTCATTGCGAGGACCCCGACGTGTCGGGGGACGTGGCAATCTCATTGATGTTCTGTCACGATACGTGGGGATTGCCGAGCAATCCATCCTGTCTATTTACATAGGTACAACCGAGGGTGAAA
This genomic interval from Dehalococcoidia bacterium contains the following:
- the ispE gene encoding 4-(cytidine 5'-diphospho)-2-C-methyl-D-erythritol kinase; translated protein: MLTVSAYAKINLTLEVLGRRADGYHEVATVLQQIDLKDTLSFESLAEHRGISLDCNHPDLALSPPSPKYEKPPNLVTEAANLLQEVAGSRQGAAISIRKRIPIAAGLGGGASDAAATLRALNELWGLGLSLDEMLPLASRLGSDTAFFLYGGTALGEGRGERISPLPTFPPSQVLLFRPPVSIPSRKTESLYASLDPSCFSEGQFTRSMVASLHQVGEPPPSSFFNAFERIAFATYAGLEEYWQRFFALGADNVHLAGSGPTLFTMVQGKAQGQKLYRSLRREGLEAYLVQTMAKG
- the rsmA gene encoding 16S rRNA (adenine(1518)-N(6)/adenine(1519)-N(6))-dimethyltransferase RsmA, with protein sequence MLLNRTKRELRRLDLQAKKGLGQHFLVDEQVLRRLISAAELTTADTVVEVGPGLGILTRELAKGAGRVIAVEIDTRMAAALQENLTSWPNVTIINTDVLECAPSSLLDIETRYKVVGTLPYYIATAVLRHFLESRIKPHSMVVTLQKEVAQAIVAPPGRMSLLSISVQFYGKPIIMDYVSAKSFYPKPKVDSAIMRIDLYEHPPVDVTDEAKFFSVVRGGFRAPRKKLRNSLALGLEMAAGEAEALLEQAGISPSRRAETLSLEDWAQVYRVFSKPD
- a CDS encoding VTT domain-containing protein; this encodes MLASMVRHISQPREISGKTRWLLGAVMFIAVAALCYAIYRLWPYMKGFEEYGTIGAFIVSFITSTTVIFPLPGFAIIGVIAANPALDWALVAVAATIGGGLGESTAYLAGYGGAAIITHEQSKLYTMAENWMRRHGSATIFIFALTPLPFDVAGIAAGALRFSFWKFLLATIAGRLPKTLIGCYLAYKGWEILSGREWWSGLPWWSWVIVGVSLAVMTVSIIILWRRLKA
- a CDS encoding helicase C-terminal domain-containing protein; amino-acid sequence: MDETLVSLDLETTGLDPTRDEIIEIGAVKFRGDEVVDTFHTMVKPYRPLPYGIQILTGITPREVEAAPPLAVVLGNLVSFIGDHPIVGQSTTFDLGFLSEKGISLENRVYDTFELARILLPTLSDYRLSAIAVELNVSSPIHHRALPDATTAKDVFLALLDKAQGLDTSIIAELDRLSTGMDWPLAHLFRRISGEKLGDVFSPVGELELNVLSQARQKEERLVPNPERKPLDLEELTGMLGRDGAVAQALPQFEHRPEQVEMMQAVAGTLNRGERLIVEAGTGTGKSIAYLLPAISFALENNVPVVISTNTINLQEQLTKKDIPDLARALESGSLRYAQLKGRNNYLCLRRWNLLRRNQAFSLEEVRLILRTLVWLATTPTGDRAEINLRAEEIPIWNRVCAQAESCLGGQCPYQRRGHCFLYRARRKAEGAHLIVANHALLLSQIATGSTILPEYSHLIIDEAHHLEEEATEQWGFEVRERDLASYLNLLSGKSEAAVGAYNAGLLFQLGDYFRGSSISPSRQKEIEELAQSIHRTIEHGRERVIEFFEIIRHFLEAHAEGKGRYEHRLRLTRTVLSQPDWRNVALAAENLSLALGQIDSALNRLYSMLEPLSDTLDHENLMVELSSLIYRGSELRHRIDSTIHQQVEGEESESQKGETIHWLSSIGDILTLCAAPLHVGPALKDELFSRKECVVLTSATLSTEGHFEYIKGRLGLEDTGELLLGSSFDYMGAALVYIPDDIPEPGQPGYQQAVEQVLIDLCRATGGRTLALFTSHAALRASYEAIRAPLQGEDILVLGQGLDGSPRQLLQSLKSNPQSVLLGTASLWEGIDVVGEALSVLVMARLPFSVPTDPIFMARSEFFNDPFNEYALPQAVLRFKQGFGRLIRSRSDRGAIVVLDRRIKSKNYGTAFLDSVPLCTAKSGPARQLPGEVVAWLKL
- a CDS encoding VTT domain-containing protein encodes the protein MFRPWRRVKTSSSSLLQRIFWLMELRGTKRWLLLAVIAILIALICYGIYHLYDYFGEFKEYKYLGAFLVGFISSSTIIFPIPGIAAIVAIALDPSLNWALVALAAAVGGGLGESTAYLAGYGGAVVIAPEHSTRYKRAENWMGRYGSATIFIFSITWLPFDVVGIAAGALRFPFWKFLLATLAGRLPRSLLECYLALKGWEILSELEWWSGLAWWSWVIIGVGVAVIIVGIIVIWKRRQG